One segment of Williamwhitmania sp. DNA contains the following:
- a CDS encoding GNAT family N-acetyltransferase, which yields MLETERLLIIPLTYEQLVKYGQNDGSLEQELCLNISPRVISAELAEALEKAILPRVADTSRNYLYSTLWSVILKEKNQMVGDLCFMGEPNDMGEVEIGYGTYPAFRGKGYMAEAVGGMVGCAAEQPEVRAVVASTNKDNPASMAVLVKNGFVRTGETDSLIHWKKELAR from the coding sequence ATGTTAGAAACCGAACGACTTCTTATAATACCGCTCACCTACGAACAGCTGGTTAAGTATGGGCAAAACGATGGCTCGCTGGAGCAGGAGCTATGCCTGAATATTTCTCCACGAGTAATTTCTGCTGAACTGGCCGAGGCGCTGGAGAAGGCCATACTCCCTCGCGTAGCCGATACCAGCCGAAACTACCTTTACTCCACGCTTTGGAGTGTGATTCTAAAGGAGAAGAACCAGATGGTTGGCGACCTCTGCTTTATGGGCGAACCCAACGATATGGGAGAGGTAGAGATTGGCTATGGCACATACCCTGCCTTTCGAGGCAAAGGCTATATGGCCGAGGCGGTTGGAGGCATGGTTGGCTGTGCCGCGGAGCAGCCCGAGGTGAGGGCGGTGGTGGCCTCCACCAATAAAGATAATCCGGCATCCATGGCCGTGCTGGTGAAAAACGGCTTTGTAAGAACAGGGGAGACAGATTCGCTAATTCACTGGAAAAAAGAACTAGCTAGGTAA